In Aureibacillus halotolerans, the genomic window GGCCCGATGAGCAAAACAAACTCTCCTGAACGAACCTCTGTCGTTACGTCTTCAAGTGTTTTTTTAGCGCTATTGGCAAATTGAAAGCTTCGATTGCGTAATGAAATCAATGACGATGTCTCCTTTCAACAGCGAGTGGCCAGAGCGTATAGGCGATCCAACAAAACAAAGCAATACAATCGATAGGAGTAAGGACAATTGATTCAGCACGAGGGTACACCTGATAGCTGCCCCCACCAAACATGGACGTTACCAGTGAACACAAAAGCAGTACAAGGCTTCCAATGAGCCAGTTGCGATCACGCCATGTCCAACGAATGGGGCGATAGCTCGTCCGTGGTCCAGAGCCATACCCTCGAGCATTCATGGCGTCTGCTGAAAGTACTGATTTTTCCAGCACATATTGAAAAAAGACCGTTAGCAATTTCATATGATACACACGGCCTCTCGATTTAGCTGACGCTGATGGTTTGGTTTTTTGGACCCCATATAACGTAGAAAACTCACGCTGAAAGAGGGGGATCATTCTCAATGTCGTGATCACGAGCATTGCAAACACGGGTGAAAATCGGTGTGTCAGATCAAGCCACTTTCCTGGCGTCATGCTCTTACTGATAATGGCGAGCAGCAAGACGGTTATTAAAAAGGTTAGGCTCATCGACACACCGTACAACACAGCCTCAGCAGTGATCGCACGGTCACCAAGATAGATGAGCACATACGCCCCACGCTGAGACGTCAATGGGTTAAGCACAGCAATAAACAGTGCTGGCACGCTTGTCCAAATGAACAAGCTGAAGCCCTTTCGACCGTGAAAATAGAAAAAGAGCCAGGCGGTGCAAACTGCCCAGAAGAAGAGCAAAAGCGGGTGCCTGAGCACCACGAGGCCAAGCATACAGCCTACCATATGCAAAACAACAGGGATTCCATGAAGCCCGGCGTACCCGTCTGTTCTTATGGCGTAGGCGGAGGAAGTTCTGTTGTATACTCCCAAACAATCACATCCCCCTCAACAACGTCTGTTGCACCAGCACTTTTGTTTCCTGGCACGCCGTTTACTGTAAACATCCATCCACTTGCTGGCCCATGGTCAAATTCATAATACGACTGAATGCCTCGCACATAAACCAGCGCGCCTGCTCCGGAGGAATCGACAGGCAAACGCTCCTTTTTCGCAGATGTGACGAGAACATCAAATACCGAGTCCCCATCTTCAACAGGAATGGACGCGTTATTGAGCAACGGTCCATCTAGACCAATAATCGAAATGGATACCACTGATTTTTTTGGAGCTTCTTCCTTTACTGCTTGTTCTTTAGGCGGAGGAGTTGTACTCGCTGAAGGAGGAGAAGACTCAGCTGTTGGTTGGTCGCTCTCTGTCTTTGGTGCCTCTTTTTCTGAAGCTAATGAAGCCCCCTGAGTAGACGGTTTTTTTTCAGGTGTTTCTGGAGGATCTGTTTCAACTTCCTCATTTTGCGGGAGGTCGATTTCATCACCTGATTGCGATGAAATCTCAGCGTTATCAGCAAAACGTTCCTCAGCAATTCCTTTCCGTTCTTGTGCGAGCTCGTTTTTTTCAGCATGCTCTGACACAGACAAAGGAGATGGACTGCTACACGCGACAAGACCAATGAGAACAATGAGTGCACTTAGAAGTGAACGAGCGTTTGTATTGGATTTCATCCATTGGGCCTCCTTTCTCGATGTAAATGATAACTGATGTGTATAAAAAGGAGGACCGCCTAATGCCTGTCCCCCTGTTTTTTATGAGGCGTTCGCGTGACTGGATTCATTGAAGGTGTGGAGACGATCAAGAATAACAGCCGCCATCTCACGTGTGACGTTCTCTGAAGGTAGGAAAAGAGAGCCCGTGCCTTTGAAAATGCCAGCAGAGTGTAGGGCATACACGGCTGGTCTTGCTTCTGGCCAAATGGTTGTCTCATCGTTAAATGAACCGTCGACTTCTGTAGCAGGAAGCTGTAAAGCACGCGCAAGTATAAGGCTCAATTCCTGGCGTGTCACCTCTTCATTAGGGTGGAAATTCCCGTCCTCTTCACCTTTAATCCATCCAGCTTCATGGGCAGCATGGATGCTATCGGCGAAAGGCGATGAGGTTGTGACATCTGCAAATAAGGGAGTACTGTTGCTGGGTTTATGAGGCAAGTGTTGGATTAAAAGTTGAATCACCTCGGCGCGGGTCAATGACATATCAGGAAGAAATGCTCCAGTGACCTCTTGTGTACGCATCCATTCGTTTTCAATCGCCTTTTTTACAGATGCCTTTGCATAAGCATCTACCCATAGTTCATCAACGACCATCCCATCTAGTTGAATGGGTATCGTAGACGGCACGATGGATGGGAGTGAATCAGCTTGATAATCATCGATCTTTATGACATCGGCGCCATCGGTCACATTGTTCAACACAGCGATGCCATGCGCGTTTGTTGTCGCTGTTGCTCCGCCAAACGAAACAGTAACATCGGAAGCTGGAACGTATGTGATGGATGCGTTGTAGGATGAATCATACGTTGTGACGGCTTTTTCGACTGCAACAGCAATTGTTGATGGTCCAATGATTGTTGCCGATGCATCACTTGCTGGACCCACGCCAAAGCCACCGTAAAAGAAATGAATACCATCTCCCGCTTCAAGAAGCTCAGGTGCATTGGCAGCGGCACCCGGAAGGGAAGTTTTGCCGTCGCGTGTGATGGCAAACTGCCAGCCTGCATTCGCATCAATCGTTCCCGCTTCAAGGCCTGCAATACCTGAAAGATAAGGACCAAATTCAGTATCTTGAATCGTGAAGGGAATGTCATTTTGCTCCAACACTTTTTTTAATCCTTGTAGTGGTGTGCTCGCTTCGACATTTTCTGAAGCTAGTTGCTTTGCATTGGAACTGACTGTGAGCTTAATGTTTACGCTTTTTTCGTCAGGGGCTGTAGTCGTTGGTTCATCAGTGATTTGATTTCCTGACTCTGGTTGGTCCAAATTGTTACGTTTTTGCAGTAAATCATTGTATATTTGCCCTTTGCCTTCTTTTTGGTACGTCACATACGCAAGCAAGGCGTGAAACGCGTCCTTCGTTGCAAACGCATTGCTTTCTGTTTGTTCAGCGTTCCAATAAAAGCTGCCATCCTCTAAGGCATAGGATAGCAACGCATCAACGAGGGAGGTGCTCTTGTCATCTGTAAATGGTGTGGCATTGGCATCCATACCATTGGCACTGAGCGCGATGATGAGCTGCGCGATTGAGTTGCTGTTGTCTGGGATGGTTCCTTCGAAGGCGCTAGCGGCTTTATTGATTGCCATTTGAATGTCAGGGTGATCGGACGTATTGTAAGGAGCCAATGCCGTCATGGCCATTGTTGTCATATCTGGTTGGAACCCTGGCCACGTCCCATCCGTTTGTTGCATTTCCAACAACGTTGAGATGAGCCAATCACGCGTAACGGTGTCATCGGCGGTATACGATCCACTGTCTAGTGCGAGCAACGTCCACGCAGCTTCATTGGTTCCAGCAGAGAGAGAGCTTTTTTCCATAGACAAGAGCTGGTTGACGTAGTTTACATCAACAAACTGCTCAGCATTGACGCCTGCTGCGGAAAGGCCAACGATTGTCAGCGCCACGGATGTTGGTTTTTTCGGAAGCGCTCCTTCAGAAATCTTTGTATTGACGGTTTGTAAATAAGCTTCGTCAACGGGGAGCCCAGCATAGAGACGATGAATGCTACCCCAATCATCTGCAAGAAGTTCTGATTGTTGATAAAACGCTTTTGTTTTTTCCCATTGCTGCGTGATGACAGATGTTTCGGCAGCATAGGTGTTTGCAGGTACTACAGATGCGAAGAAAAGCACAAGCAGACATGCGATGGACCACTGTTTACCAGTTCGTCCTGTTTTTCGTGAGGTGTTCATCCCTCATCCCCCTTTTTTATCAAAAAAACTGACACGCGTAGTGTCAGCCTTGGTTTATCAGCCAGTCCTATCGTAGGATAGGTGCCCGCCAAGGTGATCTAGTACGCGTAGAACAACCGAGTGTCATGTATGTCTTGGGTATTCTGGCTTGGTCGTTCTTAAAGCGACCTTACAGTGGCGCGACCGCGTTGGTTTCTCACCAACTTCCCCCAAAAAAGCATGTTCAGTTTCATTTTTAACACTCTTATCCTACATGAAAAACAGGAGAGCGTCCAATGAAATTGAACCCAGGTGGGGGGTGAAAAAGGGTGTGTTTCGCCACCGCATCTAGTATGATCGAATCAGAGAGTGAGAGAGGTGGAAGCAAAATGAACAAACATCATGTCCATTTACTCGTTACCAGTGACGTGCACGGACAATACAGGGAGAACGGCTTGGCTAATTTGGACGCTGTCATTGCGAAGAAGAGAAAAGAAGACGGCTCAGTGTTCTTGATCGATAATGGGGATGTATTGCAAGGGACACCAGCCTTGGATTTTGCAGCGGATCAATCGGACATGCCTCACCCAGCAATCGCGGCGATGAATGCCATGCGTTATGACATGGCGGTCGTTGGCAATCATGAATTTAACTACGGATTTGCAATGCTAGAGCAGGCTGTGGAGGAATCCTCGTTCCCTTGGTTGTCTGCAAATTTGGTTCGTGAAACTAGTGGAGAGCCTTTGTTTGGTGAACCATATCGTCTTTTGGAAACGGAGCAAGGGATTCGCATTGCTGTGCTCGGGGTAACGACATTCCGAATTCCGTGGTGGGAACAACCAAGCCATATCGAAGGGATTCGGTTTGATGAGCCTGTTTCAACGGCAAAGACATGGGTGAAGCATATTCGTAACAAGCATGCGCCAGATGCAATGGTCATCTCGTATCATGGAGGCTTTGCCCAAGATTTACATAGTGGAGAGTGGCTAGAAGAGCACCGCGGCGAAAATCAGGGGATGGAGCTGCTGCAAATAGAAGGCATAGATGCGCTTATTACCGGTCATCAGCATCGCTCCATAACTGAGAATAACATAAAAGGGGTTACGGTGATTCAACCAGGCTCCCATGCAAAGCAGCTTGGAGAAATCGAGCTTGTGTTTGAGAAAAATAGTGATCGGTGGTCTATTGTCTCGAAGCAGGCAAAACTGCATTCGCCTGAAATGGAAGCTAGTCTAGCGGTTTTAGAAGCTACGCAAGCGCAAACAGATGCGTCAAAGAAATGGTTAGAGGAACGCATTGGAACGGCTGTGTCACATGACTTGGAAATCACAGACCCTTTGCAGTTGAAGCAGTCAGGCCATGCATATGTCGATTTGATCCATACTGTGCAAATGCAAGCGACTGGTGCGGAGATTTCTGTGACGTCTATGCTCAGCGAATCGTCGCCGGGATTTAAAGAAGAAATCACGATTGGTGACGTGTTGACGAATTATATGTTCCCCAACATGCTCGTCGTGGTGGAACTCACAGGTGAGGTCATCAAAGAAGCGATTGAACAATCAGTAAGCTACTTTGCGCTAGAAAAGGATGACATTCGCGTATCAAAACGATTTTTAGAGCCGAAACCCCAGCATTACAATTATGATTTTTGGGGTGGCATTGCCTACACCGTTTGTCTGGATCGGTCAGTTGGGGAGCGAGTTACGCATATCTCGCATCAAGGAAAGCCGCTTGACCCGAAGAGTGTTTACTCTGTGGCGATGAATCATTACCGCGCTGCTGGTGGAGGCATGTATCCTATGCTCACAAAAGGCAAGCTCGTTGATCAAGTACCGACCCGTATTTCACGATTGCTCATCGACTATATTAAAGAGACGGGGACGCTTCATGGAGAACGGACCCATGAGGGCATGATCTTAAAGAAAACATGCAATGAATAATCTTGTGTAGAAATGAATGAAGCACGAATCCTTCCTATTGTACCAAGGGGGTTCGTGCTTTTTGAAATTGAGTTATTAATAGAGACAACTTTCGCAGTGCAAAAATTACCTTAAACGCAGGCAGTGGCTGAGAAGAAGTAAGGTGAGAACGATCGATTGACATCTTGTGTGTATTGTAAACACGATGAGGTACATCTGAGTCCATGTTGCACTTGTGCTCTCTAGCGCTTCGTCAAAATACTTCGCTTGCATCCTAAAGGTATAAGGTCAACATCGATTCGCGAGTACCTCATCGTGTTTACTTTACCGCCTGGCACGGCTTCAGCTTCATCGGAAAGCAAGCTTTCCAATGGGATCTTCAGCTCGCGCTGTTCCCGCTGGAGTCTGCGTATTTTGACTACGCTGATGGTTGTTTCTGCGTAAAGTGTTTTAGTTCTTTCTTGGTCTTCCATTATGGAGAAAATGGAAAAGTGAATTAAGCTGTATTGCTTTAGCAAACAAGACAAGTAAGCGCATTGTCTCTTGCAGAATCATATTATCTGGTTCCCGAAGTTCAACTGTTTCTTAGTATTGAGGCAGCGGTAGAATTTAATGTTATTACAAATTCTGCAAGCGTATGGCAGCTTGTAGAATAAGCAACCTGAAAAATAAATTGCAGGTTTACCCAGCTATATCTAAGCATGTCTGCAGATTGTAAGGTGCGAAAGTTGAGTAATAAGAAAGAGGTAGTACTGTAGAAGCAAAAAGTATGAAGCGCCAGACTCTGCACTTAAATAAGGCAACCGTTATCATCCAGGCTGATTTTTTGAATGAAGTCTGCGCTATATCCTTGTCTACACTCTGAATCTGTGAAACGCAAAGCTTTTCCATCGTTTTATAGAGACCGCAATTCTAGTCAATTTTCTTTAGGAATGTGTCAATAGCGGTCATCCAATAAATCTGTATATTTAGTACAATGACATCATCAGATTAAAGAAGCTATCGTATTTATATTTAGTGAAAGCGTTTGCTTTTTAAGGTGAAATGCGATGTGAGAGAATGGAATAAGTTTCATCCGACGTAAAGCAACGAAGGAAACGAAAGCGATGCAACGACTAAAAGGAGTGTGAGCTTTTGGAAAATGTTAGAGTAGGAATTATCGGACTTGGCAATATGGGAACAAATCATGCTAAATATCTTTATCGCAAGGCAATCGATGGCGCGGTTCTTACGGCGATCTCTGACCACAATGAAGAACGATTGGCGTGGGCCGAAAAACAGTGGGGGGACAGCGTACAACGATTTCAGGATCCGCAACAGCTGATGGCATCAGGAGTGGTTGACGCAGTTCTTATTGCGACACCACATTATAGCCACACTGAATTAGCTATCAAAGCGTTTGAAAATCAACTCCATGTCATGGTCGAAAAACCTGCCGGAGTATACACAAAACAAGTGAAACAAATGAATGCTGCAGCAGCAAAAAGCAACACCGTGTTTGGCATCATGTACAACCAACGTACCAATCCGATATACCAGAAATTGCGCGACCTTGTGCAGTCTGGCGAGCTGGGAGAAATTAAACGTACCAATTGGATTATTACAGATTGGTACAGGCCCCAAAGTTATTATGATTCCGGCGGCTGGCGTGCGACTTGGGAAGGAGAAGGTGGCGGTGTTCTTTTGAACCAGGACCCCCATCAGCTTGACTTGTGGCAGTGGACAACAGGTCTTATGCCAAAAAGAGTGCGCGCCTTTTGTGGCTTTGGCAAATACCATTCGATTGAAGTGGAAGACGATGTAACCGCTTATGTGGAATATGAAAATGGGGCCACTGGCGTATTTGTGACCTCGACAGGTGAGGCACCAGGCACAAATCGCTATGAAATTTCTGCGAACAACGGAAAAGTCGTTATTGAGAATGGCAAACTAACATTTCATAGGCTCCGAACGCCAGAACGCGAATTTAACGCGACCTACAAAGGTGGTTTTGGAGCACCGGAATGCTGGGAAATTAATGTGCCTATTAGAGGAAATCATTCAGAACATCAAGGCATTACCCAGGATTGGATCAATGCCATACGTTCTGGCTCGCCATTGCTCGCGCCTGGAGAAGAAGGTATTCGAGGGCTTGAGATTTCAAATGCAATTCATCTTTCTAGTTGGCTTGACGATTGGGTAGATCTTCCGGTTGATGAAGATCTTTATTACAAAAAGTTGCAGGAAGCGATAGCGGCATCGACTTCAGATAAAGATCGATCTGCGTCTAAAACATTGGATGTTAAAGGTACGTATTAAAGGAGGAAACGACGTTGTCCAAAAATGATGGGATGAACTATGCACCAGAAGGAAAACCCGCTCCAGTTGTGAAGAAAAACGAATTTGTGTTTTCTGTCATTGGTTTGAATCATGGTCACATCTATGGCATGTGCAATGGATTGCTAGAGGCAGGTGCTACATTAAAGTCTGTGTATGATCCTGACGCTTCGTTAGTTGAGGGATTTAAGGAACGCTTCCCGAACGTCGAAGTGGTACAATCAGAAGACGCCATCTTGCAGGACAAGGATGTACAGCTTGTCGCCGGAGCAAAAATCACCTCTGAACGAGCAGCTCTTGGCATGCGTGTGATGGAGCATGGCAAGGACTATTTTACCGACAAGGCACCATTCACGACGCTTGAGCAACTGCAGCAAGCACGGGAGATGGTGAAAAAAACAGGCAAGAAATATGCGGTCTATTACAGTGAGCGTCTTCATGTTGAAAGCGCCATTCATGCAGGGCATCTTATTGACGACGGCGCGATTGGCCGTGTGATTCAGGTCATTGGGACAGGTCCGCACCGTTTAAATGCAGGAGGGCGCCCGGATTGGTTTTTTCAACATGAAAAATACGGTGGCATTCTTTGCGA contains:
- a CDS encoding energy-coupling factor transporter transmembrane component T; amino-acid sequence: MGVYNRTSSAYAIRTDGYAGLHGIPVVLHMVGCMLGLVVLRHPLLLFFWAVCTAWLFFYFHGRKGFSLFIWTSVPALFIAVLNPLTSQRGAYVLIYLGDRAITAEAVLYGVSMSLTFLITVLLLAIISKSMTPGKWLDLTHRFSPVFAMLVITTLRMIPLFQREFSTLYGVQKTKPSASAKSRGRVYHMKLLTVFFQYVLEKSVLSADAMNARGYGSGPRTSYRPIRWTWRDRNWLIGSLVLLLCSLVTSMFGGGSYQVYPRAESIVLTPIDCIALFCWIAYTLWPLAVERRHRH
- a CDS encoding DUF4430 domain-containing protein, whose product is MKSNTNARSLLSALIVLIGLVACSSPSPLSVSEHAEKNELAQERKGIAEERFADNAEISSQSGDEIDLPQNEEVETDPPETPEKKPSTQGASLASEKEAPKTESDQPTAESSPPSASTTPPPKEQAVKEEAPKKSVVSISIIGLDGPLLNNASIPVEDGDSVFDVLVTSAKKERLPVDSSGAGALVYVRGIQSYYEFDHGPASGWMFTVNGVPGNKSAGATDVVEGDVIVWEYTTELPPPTP
- a CDS encoding bifunctional metallophosphatase/5'-nucleotidase, which produces MNKHHVHLLVTSDVHGQYRENGLANLDAVIAKKRKEDGSVFLIDNGDVLQGTPALDFAADQSDMPHPAIAAMNAMRYDMAVVGNHEFNYGFAMLEQAVEESSFPWLSANLVRETSGEPLFGEPYRLLETEQGIRIAVLGVTTFRIPWWEQPSHIEGIRFDEPVSTAKTWVKHIRNKHAPDAMVISYHGGFAQDLHSGEWLEEHRGENQGMELLQIEGIDALITGHQHRSITENNIKGVTVIQPGSHAKQLGEIELVFEKNSDRWSIVSKQAKLHSPEMEASLAVLEATQAQTDASKKWLEERIGTAVSHDLEITDPLQLKQSGHAYVDLIHTVQMQATGAEISVTSMLSESSPGFKEEITIGDVLTNYMFPNMLVVVELTGEVIKEAIEQSVSYFALEKDDIRVSKRFLEPKPQHYNYDFWGGIAYTVCLDRSVGERVTHISHQGKPLDPKSVYSVAMNHYRAAGGGMYPMLTKGKLVDQVPTRISRLLIDYIKETGTLHGERTHEGMILKKTCNE
- a CDS encoding S-layer homology domain-containing protein gives rise to the protein MNTSRKTGRTGKQWSIACLLVLFFASVVPANTYAAETSVITQQWEKTKAFYQQSELLADDWGSIHRLYAGLPVDEAYLQTVNTKISEGALPKKPTSVALTIVGLSAAGVNAEQFVDVNYVNQLLSMEKSSLSAGTNEAAWTLLALDSGSYTADDTVTRDWLISTLLEMQQTDGTWPGFQPDMTTMAMTALAPYNTSDHPDIQMAINKAASAFEGTIPDNSNSIAQLIIALSANGMDANATPFTDDKSTSLVDALLSYALEDGSFYWNAEQTESNAFATKDAFHALLAYVTYQKEGKGQIYNDLLQKRNNLDQPESGNQITDEPTTTAPDEKSVNIKLTVSSNAKQLASENVEASTPLQGLKKVLEQNDIPFTIQDTEFGPYLSGIAGLEAGTIDANAGWQFAITRDGKTSLPGAAANAPELLEAGDGIHFFYGGFGVGPASDASATIIGPSTIAVAVEKAVTTYDSSYNASITYVPASDVTVSFGGATATTNAHGIAVLNNVTDGADVIKIDDYQADSLPSIVPSTIPIQLDGMVVDELWVDAYAKASVKKAIENEWMRTQEVTGAFLPDMSLTRAEVIQLLIQHLPHKPSNSTPLFADVTTSSPFADSIHAAHEAGWIKGEEDGNFHPNEEVTRQELSLILARALQLPATEVDGSFNDETTIWPEARPAVYALHSAGIFKGTGSLFLPSENVTREMAAVILDRLHTFNESSHANAS
- a CDS encoding Gfo/Idh/MocA family protein is translated as MENVRVGIIGLGNMGTNHAKYLYRKAIDGAVLTAISDHNEERLAWAEKQWGDSVQRFQDPQQLMASGVVDAVLIATPHYSHTELAIKAFENQLHVMVEKPAGVYTKQVKQMNAAAAKSNTVFGIMYNQRTNPIYQKLRDLVQSGELGEIKRTNWIITDWYRPQSYYDSGGWRATWEGEGGGVLLNQDPHQLDLWQWTTGLMPKRVRAFCGFGKYHSIEVEDDVTAYVEYENGATGVFVTSTGEAPGTNRYEISANNGKVVIENGKLTFHRLRTPEREFNATYKGGFGAPECWEINVPIRGNHSEHQGITQDWINAIRSGSPLLAPGEEGIRGLEISNAIHLSSWLDDWVDLPVDEDLYYKKLQEAIAASTSDKDRSASKTLDVKGTY
- a CDS encoding Gfo/Idh/MocA family protein; translation: MSKNDGMNYAPEGKPAPVVKKNEFVFSVIGLNHGHIYGMCNGLLEAGATLKSVYDPDASLVEGFKERFPNVEVVQSEDAILQDKDVQLVAGAKITSERAALGMRVMEHGKDYFTDKAPFTTLEQLQQAREMVKKTGKKYAVYYSERLHVESAIHAGHLIDDGAIGRVIQVIGTGPHRLNAGGRPDWFFQHEKYGGILCDIGSHQVEQFLHFSGAKGGKVLHSKVGNYANPEYPELEDFGDATLLGDNGATNYFRVDWFTPDGLSTWGDGRTIILGEKGTIELRKYVDIARQKSGNHLYLVNQEGEFHLEVGGQVGFPYFGALILDVLNRTENAMTQEHAFLAAELCLQAQSQAIHIQRDQPVKLG